The proteins below are encoded in one region of Campylobacter helveticus:
- a CDS encoding flagellar hook-basal body protein yields MQNGYYQATGGMVTQFNKLEVITNNLANINTSGYKRDDVVIADFKRIFKETQDELPIENHTREASRFVNTTIDRVPQISQDYTDFSTGSLKATNNPLDFAMTREDTFYLVQTKNGEIRLTKDGNFQLDDEGYLVNKQGYKVLSSNYFNNPEGAGIIIGNGAVHINADKNGNITVDGEDNARLFIAQVDDIRALQKDGDNVYKIDDLTRIRDLEISNSVKQGFSQGSNVNPVSEMVGLIEANRMVEMYQKVMTAHMDDLNQDAINKLASVK; encoded by the coding sequence ATGCAAAATGGATATTATCAAGCAACTGGTGGTATGGTAACGCAGTTTAACAAGCTCGAAGTTATCACAAACAACCTAGCAAACATTAACACAAGTGGTTATAAAAGAGATGATGTTGTTATTGCGGATTTTAAAAGGATTTTTAAAGAAACTCAGGATGAGTTGCCTATAGAAAATCACACAAGAGAAGCCTCTCGCTTTGTCAATACGACAATAGATAGAGTGCCTCAAATTTCGCAAGATTACACAGACTTTAGCACAGGTTCTTTAAAGGCGACAAACAACCCTTTAGACTTTGCAATGACAAGAGAGGATACCTTTTATCTCGTGCAAACAAAAAATGGAGAAATTAGACTCACAAAAGACGGAAATTTCCAGCTTGATGATGAGGGTTATTTGGTCAATAAACAAGGCTATAAAGTCTTAAGTAGTAATTATTTTAATAACCCTGAAGGTGCTGGCATTATCATCGGTAATGGTGCTGTGCATATTAATGCAGATAAAAATGGCAACATCACGGTCGATGGAGAGGATAATGCAAGACTTTTCATCGCCCAAGTTGATGATATAAGGGCTTTGCAAAAAGACGGAGATAATGTTTATAAAATAGACGATTTAACGCGCATTAGAGATTTGGAAATTTCAAATTCTGTTAAACAAGGTTTTTCTCAAGGCTCAAATGTCAATCCCGTCAGTGAAATGGTAGGGCTTATCGAAGCAAATAGAATGGTTGAGATGTATCAAAAAGTGATGACAGCTCATATGGATGACTTAAATCAAGATGCGATTAACAAACTCGCAAGTGTCAAGTGA
- the flgG gene encoding flagellar basal-body rod protein FlgG — MMRSLHTAATGMVAQQTQIDVTSNNISNVNTVGFKKSRAEFSDLMYQTMKYAGTSTSATTLSPSGIEVGLGVRPTAVTKVFTPGSYKSTSTDSFDMAIEGNGFFQIQLPDGTTAYTRNGQFTRDNEGNVVNSDGYRLIPEMTVPEGATNISIAKDGTVSVMLAGEQEETQIGQIELVQFINPAGLHSMGDNLYLETGASGAPVAGIAGEDGLGNIRHGFVELSNVQLVEEMTDLITGQRAYEAGSKAITTSDEMLGIVNQLKR, encoded by the coding sequence ATGATGCGTTCATTACACACTGCGGCAACTGGTATGGTAGCCCAGCAAACACAAATCGATGTAACTTCAAATAATATTTCTAATGTAAATACCGTAGGCTTTAAGAAATCAAGAGCGGAATTTTCTGATTTAATGTATCAAACAATGAAATACGCAGGCACTTCCACCTCCGCTACAACGCTTTCTCCATCGGGTATTGAAGTGGGTTTAGGTGTGCGTCCTACGGCGGTAACTAAAGTTTTTACCCCGGGAAGTTATAAATCTACCAGCACAGATAGTTTTGATATGGCGATTGAGGGTAATGGTTTTTTTCAAATTCAACTTCCTGACGGCACAACAGCTTATACAAGAAATGGACAATTTACTAGGGATAATGAGGGTAATGTTGTCAATTCGGACGGATATAGGCTAATCCCTGAAATGACCGTGCCAGAGGGTGCGACAAACATTAGTATCGCAAAAGACGGCACGGTATCTGTAATGTTAGCAGGGGAGCAAGAAGAAACGCAAATTGGACAAATTGAACTTGTGCAATTTATCAATCCAGCGGGACTTCACTCTATGGGGGATAATCTTTATTTAGAAACGGGAGCAAGTGGTGCGCCTGTCGCTGGTATAGCGGGAGAAGATGGACTTGGTAATATTAGACACGGCTTTGTTGAACTTAGCAATGTCCAGCTTGTAGAAGAAATGACCGATTTAATTACCGGACAAAGAGCCTACGAAGCAGGCTCAAAAGCCATCACAACCAGTGATGAAATGCTAGGCATAGTCAATCAGCTCAAGAGGTAA
- a CDS encoding fla regulon two-component system sensor histidine kinase FlgS, producing MDKNILQSLDSNEKETLQKGLQSLIEQTYVIENEYKILNENYNALRAMMSEVIEVLPTALWIMDKDKNIILQNRAAAQNANLLEQIDLKNAHYELEFENKFYTIKIIPQNEKIIISATDISDEKRNERLASMGSVAAHLAHEIRNPIGSISLLASTLFSRVELKNKNIVLEIQKAIARVERIVNSTLLFTKGVHINKSFFNLLELKEECEQAINSYNFSSEIEFDIEFFDLEINADKALLSLVLQNLIYNAIDAIEEDEVEEPKISIKAYIKEANLRVEILDNGCEIKDEKLVFEAFKTTKLKGNGLGLSLSKEIINAHKGELGFKIKPKLFYFTLPLELIDYA from the coding sequence ATGGATAAAAATATTTTGCAAAGTTTAGATTCTAATGAAAAGGAAACCCTACAAAAAGGGCTTCAAAGCTTAATTGAGCAAACTTATGTGATAGAAAATGAGTATAAAATTCTCAATGAAAATTATAACGCTCTAAGGGCTATGATGAGCGAGGTGATTGAGGTTTTGCCGACTGCGTTGTGGATTATGGATAAGGATAAAAATATCATCTTGCAAAACCGCGCCGCCGCACAAAATGCAAATTTGTTGGAGCAAATTGATTTAAAAAACGCCCATTATGAGCTTGAATTTGAAAATAAATTTTATACCATAAAAATCATACCGCAAAATGAAAAAATCATCATTTCAGCCACAGATATTAGCGATGAAAAGCGTAATGAACGCCTTGCTAGTATGGGAAGTGTGGCGGCACATTTAGCACACGAGATAAGAAATCCTATAGGTTCTATCTCTTTGCTAGCTTCTACGCTTTTTTCTAGGGTTGAGCTTAAAAATAAAAACATCGTGCTTGAAATTCAAAAAGCTATAGCTAGGGTTGAAAGAATTGTAAATTCTACGCTACTTTTTACTAAGGGAGTGCATATTAATAAAAGTTTTTTTAATCTTTTGGAGCTAAAAGAAGAGTGCGAGCAAGCGATAAATTCTTATAATTTTTCTAGTGAGATTGAATTTGATATCGAGTTTTTTGACTTGGAAATCAATGCCGATAAAGCTTTACTAAGTCTTGTTTTGCAAAATCTTATCTATAATGCTATTGATGCGATTGAAGAAGATGAGGTGGAAGAGCCTAAGATTAGCATTAAGGCTTACATTAAGGAAGCGAATTTGCGTGTAGAAATTTTGGATAATGGTTGTGAGATTAAGGACGAAAAGCTTGTTTTTGAAGCTTTTAAAACAACGAAGCTGAAAGGAAATGGGCTTGGACTTTCTTTGTCTAAGGAAATTATCAATGCCCACAAGGGAGAGCTTGGCTTTAAGATAAAGCCTAAGCTATTTTATTTTACCTTACCTCTTGAGCTGATTGACTATGCCTAG
- a CDS encoding DUF234 domain-containing protein, producing the protein MFEDIRTLILPNYELLDKKFLINKTEAKALTLFAKNNRKRYSINREIQHFKALSSFNKLLKLEILRIEKSKEDKIEKSKHQKLKKELRDYVIQDKILFKNHYTRFHFYFLKPNEALILKNKFEELLELIKEKFEFYQSFCFEQLAREFVEKHFNLCCVQSYWDRNLELDLYYKDEKICLIGEVKFKNKKVCKNILNALYKKAQELNLKPDYYIIFSKNGFSKELESLQNENLLLFDLNHFKILM; encoded by the coding sequence ATTTTTGAAGATATTAGAACATTGATACTGCCAAATTATGAGCTTTTAGATAAAAAATTTTTGATTAATAAAACAGAAGCAAAAGCTTTGACCTTGTTTGCTAAAAATAATCGCAAAAGATATTCTATTAACCGGGAAATTCAGCATTTTAAAGCGCTTAGTAGTTTTAACAAACTTTTAAAATTAGAAATTTTACGCATAGAAAAAAGCAAAGAAGATAAGATAGAAAAATCCAAGCATCAAAAGCTAAAAAAAGAGTTAAGAGACTATGTCATTCAAGATAAGATTCTTTTCAAAAACCACTATACGCGTTTTCATTTTTATTTTTTGAAGCCAAATGAAGCCTTGATTTTAAAAAATAAATTTGAAGAGTTGCTAGAGCTTATAAAAGAAAAATTTGAGTTTTATCAAAGTTTTTGTTTTGAGCAATTAGCAAGGGAATTTGTGGAAAAACACTTTAATCTTTGTTGTGTGCAAAGTTATTGGGATAGGAATTTGGAGCTTGATTTGTATTATAAAGATGAAAAAATTTGTCTCATCGGCGAGGTTAAATTTAAAAATAAAAAGGTTTGTAAAAATATCCTCAATGCCCTTTATAAAAAGGCACAGGAGCTAAATTTAAAGCCTGATTATTATATCATTTTTTCCAAAAATGGCTTTTCTAAGGAACTTGAAAGCTTACAAAATGAAAATTTGCTTTTATTTGATTTAAATCATTTTAAAATTTTAATGTGA
- a CDS encoding aminotransferase class V-fold PLP-dependent enzyme, which translates to MQIKDLKKDLILHKDTLYLDFAASALALKSVEKRIRKILPFYANTHSESSLNAFKMQKLYEEARSSIKKSLNLSNDFALISCGTGSSGAIKKFQELLGLYASPVLKQKYLSKINPNSLPLVLVGPYEHHSNELSFREALCECVRVPLDKQGGIDFTFLEQILKQNQKREIIASFSLASNVTGILSDYKKISTLVRKYGGLVAFDGSSFIPYKNIPCEFYDALFISAHKLVGGVGSCGILVIKKNLCGTTPSFAAGGTVGYVSRTSQNYLCNEENLEEAGTPGILQLIRASLAFEIRDNIGLKNIEKKEKILKDYFFEKCQEVPNLELYAKNLTHRLAIFSFNIKKLSPFDLAYDLSKRFHIETRAGCACAGPYGHDLLGLKDNETLKFRPGWVRVSFHYTHEKEDIDRFFKALQESIARLSF; encoded by the coding sequence TTGCAAATAAAGGATTTAAAAAAAGATTTAATTTTGCATAAAGACACGCTTTATTTGGATTTTGCCGCAAGTGCTTTAGCTCTTAAAAGTGTGGAAAAACGCATAAGAAAAATCCTTCCTTTTTATGCGAATACCCATTCAGAAAGCTCACTTAACGCCTTTAAAATGCAAAAACTTTACGAAGAAGCAAGAAGTAGCATTAAAAAAAGCTTAAATTTAAGCAATGATTTTGCTCTAATTTCTTGTGGCACAGGTAGCAGTGGGGCGATTAAGAAATTTCAAGAGCTTTTAGGGCTTTACGCCTCTCCCGTTTTAAAACAAAAATATTTAAGCAAAATTAATCCAAATTCCCTCCCGCTCGTGCTTGTAGGACCTTATGAGCATCATTCTAATGAGCTTTCTTTTAGAGAGGCTCTTTGTGAGTGCGTGAGAGTGCCTTTAGACAAACAAGGGGGTATTGATTTTACCTTTTTGGAGCAAATTTTAAAGCAAAATCAAAAAAGAGAAATTATCGCAAGTTTTTCCCTCGCTTCAAATGTTACAGGAATTTTAAGTGATTATAAAAAAATTTCCACTCTTGTAAGAAAGTATGGAGGCTTAGTCGCCTTTGATGGCTCAAGTTTCATTCCTTATAAAAATATCCCTTGTGAATTTTACGATGCACTTTTCATCAGTGCGCATAAGCTCGTAGGTGGAGTAGGCTCGTGTGGAATTTTAGTGATTAAAAAAAACCTATGCGGAACGACACCAAGCTTCGCTGCAGGAGGCACTGTGGGCTATGTCTCACGCACTTCGCAAAATTATCTTTGTAATGAAGAAAATTTAGAAGAAGCAGGAACACCAGGAATTTTGCAACTCATTCGCGCTTCTTTAGCCTTTGAGATTAGAGATAACATAGGGCTTAAAAATATAGAAAAAAAAGAAAAAATCTTGAAAGATTATTTCTTTGAGAAATGTCAAGAAGTGCCAAATTTAGAACTTTATGCTAAAAATTTAACGCACAGATTAGCCATTTTTTCCTTTAATATTAAAAAGCTTTCGCCTTTTGATTTAGCTTATGATTTAAGTAAGCGTTTTCATATAGAAACAAGAGCTGGTTGTGCTTGTGCTGGTCCTTATGGACACGATTTGCTTGGTTTAAAAGATAATGAAACATTAAAATTTAGACCGGGCTGGGTTAGAGTGAGTTTTCACTACACACACGAAAAAGAAGATATTGATAGATTTTTTAAAGCCCTGCAAGAAAGTATCGCAAGGCTAAGTTTTTAA
- a CDS encoding basic amino acid ABC transporter substrate-binding protein has translation MKKLFSAFLVALTSFFVVACNDSATPSADANASLSLKVGTAPNYKPFDYKEDAKLTGLDIDLVNEIAKREGIELTWVEMSFDGLIPALKTGKIDMIASAMSATEERRKSVDFSDVYYTTKNLYIKKKDNVDLNSKEDLEGRSIGVQVGTLQEPAAKAIKDSKVQANESLSVVIMALKEGKIDAVVADKDVSKGFLKENEDLVEFFEEEDGSEGFSFAFDKDKQKVAIEKFNKGLKELKEDGTYDKILAKYELK, from the coding sequence ATGAAAAAGTTATTTTCTGCTTTTTTAGTAGCTTTGACAAGTTTTTTTGTGGTGGCTTGTAATGATTCTGCAACGCCTAGTGCTGATGCAAATGCAAGTTTAAGTTTAAAGGTAGGCACTGCACCTAATTATAAGCCTTTTGATTATAAAGAAGATGCGAAATTGACAGGTTTGGATATTGATTTAGTTAATGAAATCGCTAAAAGAGAAGGCATTGAGCTTACTTGGGTGGAGATGAGTTTTGATGGGCTTATCCCAGCTTTAAAAACAGGCAAGATTGATATGATAGCTTCTGCGATGAGTGCGACAGAAGAAAGAAGAAAAAGCGTAGATTTTAGCGATGTTTATTATACGACTAAAAATCTTTATATCAAGAAAAAAGATAATGTGGACTTAAATTCTAAAGAGGATTTGGAGGGTAGAAGTATAGGTGTGCAAGTTGGCACTTTACAAGAGCCAGCGGCTAAAGCGATTAAAGATTCTAAAGTGCAGGCGAATGAAAGCTTGAGCGTTGTTATTATGGCACTTAAGGAAGGTAAGATTGACGCTGTGGTCGCGGATAAAGATGTTTCAAAGGGCTTTTTGAAAGAAAATGAAGATTTGGTAGAGTTTTTTGAAGAAGAAGACGGAAGTGAGGGCTTTAGTTTCGCTTTTGATAAAGATAAGCAAAAAGTGGCGATTGAGAAATTTAATAAAGGATTAAAAGAATTAAAAGAGGACGGCACTTATGATAAAATTTTAGCTAAATACGAACTTAAATAA
- the dcd gene encoding dCTP deaminase, with protein MGLKADKWIREMAQKHQMIEPFCEANIGKGVVSYGLSSYGYDIRVGREFKIFTNINSTVIDPKNFLEANVVDFVGDVCIVPANSFALARTVEYFKMPDDVLAICLGKSTYARCGIIVNVTPFEPGFEGHITIEISNTTPLPAKIYANEGIAQVLFLEGDSPCDTTYKDKKGKYQKQTGITLPRILK; from the coding sequence GTGGGTTTAAAAGCAGATAAATGGATAAGAGAAATGGCACAAAAACACCAAATGATCGAGCCATTTTGTGAAGCAAATATAGGCAAGGGTGTCGTAAGCTACGGGCTTTCAAGCTATGGCTATGACATAAGAGTGGGGAGAGAATTTAAGATTTTTACCAATATTAATTCGACCGTCATTGACCCAAAAAACTTCCTTGAGGCTAATGTAGTCGATTTTGTGGGCGATGTGTGTATAGTGCCTGCAAATTCCTTTGCTCTGGCTAGGACGGTAGAATATTTTAAAATGCCCGATGATGTTTTAGCCATTTGTCTAGGTAAAAGTACTTATGCAAGATGTGGGATTATAGTCAATGTAACGCCATTTGAACCGGGATTTGAAGGACATATCACCATAGAAATTTCTAACACCACCCCCCTACCTGCCAAAATCTATGCTAATGAGGGCATAGCTCAGGTGCTATTTTTGGAGGGGGATAGCCCTTGTGATACGACCTATAAGGATAAAAAAGGCAAGTATCAAAAACAAACAGGCATTACTCTACCTAGGATTTTGAAATAA
- the carB gene encoding carbamoyl-phosphate synthase large subunit produces the protein MPKRNDINNILLIGSGPIVIGQACEFDYSGTQAAKTLKELGYRVVLINSNPATIMTDPEFADATYIEPITKESILSIIKKEKIDAILPTMGGQVALNVAMQVFESEEFKKDFSFVKFLGAKPEAIKKGEDRQVFKECMKKIGMDLPKSMYAYDYDEALKAVDEIGFPLMIRASYTLGGAGSGVVYNLDEFKDLATAALSLSPIHEILIEESLLGWKEYEMEVIRDKFDNCIIVCSIENLDPMGVHTGDSITIAPALTLTDKEYQAMRNASFAILREIGVDTGGSNVQFAIHPQNGRMIVIEMNPRVSRSSALASKATGYPIAKVATLLAVGFSLDEIKNDITGTPASFEPAIDYIVTKIPRFTFEKFPGANEILGTAMKSVGEVMAIGRTFKESLQKALCSLERNYSGFDRVLFEDKNELVFKIRNANEKRLLYIGEAFRQGFSTEELYELCKVDRWFLEQIREIVEFEKRIDMDILSDKVLLRKAKTMGFSDKKIAALVNEKDNLELSQNDIYYSRMKHKIIAEFSEVDTCAGEFKALTPYLYSSINASELTQSKFENKKEKKVLIIGGGPNRIGQGIEFDYACVHASFALKDLGIKTLMYNCNPETVSTDYDTSDVLYFEPIDFEHLRAVIEREKPDGVIVHFGGQTPLKFAKRLSAFGAKIIGTSARVIDLAEDRKKFALFCENLGINQPRNATATKVEEAVLKASEIGYPVLVRPSYVLGGRAMRVVYDEAELRLYMQEAVAVSERSPVLIDEFLDNATEIDVDAISDGKDVYVAGIMEHIEEAGIHSGDSACSLPPCNIDEKMQELIRQKTADIALNLGVKGLLNIQFALHENKLFMIEVNPRASRTVPFVSKATGLPLAKVATRVMWQGNLKEALSFYDKFGVVDFKEKILCPKKLNYLSVKEAVFPFAKLSGSDLELGPEMRSTGEVMGISKDFTKAYAKSQICAFNPLPKSGVVFISLKEKDKKFATKIAEKYLKLGFSLLATSGTCTILKEAGYACELVYKISEGRPNVEDKLKNGEIHLVINTSDTHSFVGDTKKIRENILRFKIPYFTNLRSAFAGAKSIKAMQDKSYLEVKSLQEWLKG, from the coding sequence ATGCCGAAGCGAAATGATATTAACAATATTTTACTTATAGGAAGCGGACCTATCGTGATAGGACAGGCTTGCGAGTTTGATTATTCTGGCACTCAGGCGGCTAAAACTTTAAAAGAGCTTGGATACCGCGTTGTTTTGATTAATTCAAATCCTGCGACCATTATGACAGACCCTGAATTTGCTGATGCAACTTATATAGAGCCGATTACAAAAGAAAGTATTTTAAGCATTATTAAAAAGGAAAAGATTGATGCTATTTTGCCGACTATGGGCGGACAAGTAGCTTTAAATGTCGCTATGCAAGTTTTTGAGAGTGAAGAATTTAAAAAAGATTTTTCTTTCGTGAAATTCTTAGGCGCAAAGCCTGAGGCGATAAAAAAGGGCGAAGATAGACAAGTCTTTAAAGAGTGTATGAAAAAGATAGGTATGGATTTGCCCAAATCTATGTATGCTTATGATTATGACGAGGCTTTAAAGGCGGTCGATGAGATAGGCTTTCCTTTGATGATACGCGCTTCTTATACGCTTGGGGGTGCTGGTAGTGGCGTGGTGTATAATTTAGACGAATTTAAGGACCTTGCCACTGCTGCACTTAGCCTTTCTCCCATCCACGAAATTTTGATTGAGGAAAGTTTGCTTGGTTGGAAAGAGTATGAGATGGAGGTTATACGCGATAAATTTGACAATTGTATCATCGTTTGTAGCATAGAAAATTTAGACCCTATGGGTGTGCATACGGGTGATAGCATTACCATAGCTCCCGCCCTGACCCTCACGGATAAAGAATATCAAGCGATGCGTAATGCTTCTTTTGCCATCTTGCGCGAGATAGGTGTAGATACTGGTGGTTCTAATGTGCAATTTGCCATCCATCCACAAAATGGCAGAATGATAGTGATAGAAATGAATCCTCGCGTCTCACGCTCTTCAGCCCTTGCTTCTAAAGCGACAGGTTATCCTATTGCTAAGGTTGCTACGCTTTTAGCGGTTGGCTTTAGTTTGGATGAGATTAAAAATGACATCACAGGAACTCCCGCTTCTTTTGAGCCAGCGATTGATTATATCGTAACTAAAATTCCGCGTTTTACCTTTGAGAAATTTCCCGGAGCTAATGAAATTTTAGGCACGGCGATGAAGAGCGTGGGTGAAGTTATGGCGATAGGGAGAACTTTTAAAGAGAGTTTGCAAAAGGCACTTTGCTCACTGGAGAGAAATTATAGCGGTTTTGATAGGGTTTTATTTGAAGATAAAAATGAGCTAGTTTTTAAGATAAGAAATGCAAATGAAAAAAGACTTTTATACATAGGAGAAGCTTTTAGGCAGGGCTTCAGCACGGAAGAGCTTTATGAGCTTTGTAAAGTTGATAGGTGGTTTTTGGAGCAAATTAGAGAAATTGTAGAGTTTGAAAAACGCATTGATATGGACATTTTAAGCGACAAAGTGCTTTTAAGAAAAGCAAAAACTATGGGCTTTTCGGATAAAAAAATCGCCGCCTTAGTCAATGAAAAGGATAATTTAGAACTCTCGCAAAATGATATTTACTATTCTAGAATGAAACATAAAATCATAGCGGAATTTAGCGAGGTGGATACTTGTGCTGGGGAATTTAAAGCTTTAACGCCTTATCTTTACTCAAGCATTAATGCTAGTGAGCTAACTCAAAGTAAATTTGAAAACAAAAAGGAAAAAAAGGTGCTGATTATAGGCGGAGGACCTAACCGCATAGGGCAAGGCATTGAATTTGACTATGCTTGTGTGCATGCGTCTTTTGCGCTTAAGGATTTGGGTATTAAAACCCTAATGTATAATTGTAATCCAGAAACCGTTTCAACCGATTATGACACGAGTGATGTTTTATATTTTGAGCCGATTGATTTCGAGCATTTAAGAGCTGTGATTGAGAGAGAAAAACCTGACGGCGTGATAGTGCATTTTGGGGGGCAAACTCCGCTTAAATTTGCTAAAAGGCTCAGTGCTTTTGGAGCGAAAATCATAGGAACAAGTGCTAGGGTGATTGATTTAGCAGAAGATAGAAAGAAATTTGCGCTTTTTTGCGAGAATTTGGGGATTAATCAGCCTAGAAATGCTACGGCTACAAAGGTGGAAGAAGCTGTTTTAAAAGCGAGTGAAATAGGTTATCCTGTGCTTGTGCGTCCAAGTTATGTTTTAGGTGGGCGTGCGATGCGTGTGGTGTATGATGAGGCAGAACTTCGTCTTTATATGCAAGAGGCTGTGGCTGTGAGTGAGCGAAGCCCCGTTTTAATAGATGAATTTTTAGATAATGCCACAGAAATTGATGTCGATGCGATAAGTGATGGTAAAGATGTCTATGTGGCAGGCATTATGGAGCATATCGAGGAGGCTGGAATTCACTCAGGTGATAGTGCTTGTTCATTACCCCCTTGTAATATAGACGAAAAAATGCAAGAGCTTATCCGCCAAAAAACAGCCGATATCGCCTTAAATTTAGGTGTTAAAGGGCTTTTAAACATCCAGTTTGCTTTGCACGAAAATAAGCTTTTTATGATAGAGGTTAATCCTCGCGCAAGTCGCACCGTGCCTTTTGTGAGCAAGGCGACTGGTTTGCCTTTGGCTAAGGTTGCTACGCGTGTGATGTGGCAGGGGAATTTAAAAGAAGCTTTAAGCTTTTATGATAAATTTGGCGTGGTGGATTTTAAGGAAAAAATTCTGTGTCCTAAAAAGTTAAATTATCTTAGCGTGAAAGAGGCTGTTTTTCCTTTCGCAAAATTAAGTGGAAGTGATTTAGAACTTGGACCTGAAATGCGTTCAACCGGTGAAGTTATGGGGATTAGTAAAGATTTTACTAAAGCGTATGCGAAAAGTCAAATTTGTGCGTTTAATCCTCTTCCTAAAAGCGGAGTGGTATTTATCTCTTTAAAAGAGAAAGATAAAAAATTTGCCACCAAAATCGCTGAAAAATATTTAAAATTAGGCTTTTCTCTGCTTGCTACGAGTGGCACTTGCACAATTCTTAAAGAAGCTGGATATGCGTGTGAGTTGGTTTATAAAATTTCAGAAGGACGCCCAAATGTCGAGGATAAACTCAAAAATGGCGAAATTCACCTTGTGATAAATACAAGCGATACGCATAGTTTTGTGGGCGATACGAAGAAGATTAGAGAAAATATTTTGCGTTTTAAAATCCCTTATTTTACAAATTTACGCTCCGCTTTTGCGGGTGCAAAAAGCATTAAAGCAATGCAGGATAAGAGTTATTTAGAAGTAAAAAGTTTGCAGGAATGGCTCAAAGGTTAA
- the mreC gene encoding rod shape-determining protein MreC translates to MKNKIFYVLILAFLVFVSFYYGGVIKKNTLYVNDFVLSNLYDFKDYLSASISKHFDQAEQIEILKKRNKELEENSILLNTFADRINRFLEDKNSTQYFPSLTLTRAISYVGVNNYQKVWLDDFKTSTKNRGLIYSGFSAGIAVNKDGRTMALLQGDEKCIFSVYIGKEKYPGIIHGENGKVVVKFIPKSSKIKEGDVIYTSGFDNVFFAGVGVGVIESISEDDMYQNALVKPYVNLNIPSYLYIIEKTY, encoded by the coding sequence ATGAAGAATAAGATTTTTTATGTCTTAATCTTAGCTTTTTTGGTTTTTGTTTCTTTTTATTATGGGGGCGTGATAAAAAAAAATACTCTTTATGTTAATGATTTTGTCTTAAGTAATCTTTATGATTTTAAGGATTACTTGAGTGCTTCCATTTCCAAGCATTTTGACCAAGCCGAGCAAATTGAAATTCTAAAAAAAAGAAATAAAGAATTAGAAGAAAATTCTATACTTCTTAACACTTTCGCAGACCGCATTAATCGCTTTTTGGAGGATAAAAATTCTACTCAATATTTTCCAAGTTTAACACTCACAAGAGCGATTTCTTATGTTGGTGTGAATAATTATCAAAAAGTATGGCTTGATGATTTCAAAACAAGCACGAAAAACCGCGGTTTAATTTATTCTGGTTTTAGTGCTGGTATAGCAGTTAATAAAGACGGCAGGACTATGGCGCTTTTGCAAGGTGATGAAAAGTGCATCTTTTCCGTTTATATAGGAAAGGAAAAATACCCCGGCATTATACACGGCGAAAATGGCAAGGTTGTGGTAAAATTTATCCCTAAATCTTCTAAGATAAAAGAGGGTGATGTGATTTATACAAGTGGGTTTGATAATGTCTTTTTTGCTGGAGTTGGTGTAGGTGTGATTGAAAGCATTAGTGAAGATGATATGTATCAAAATGCCCTTGTAAAACCTTATGTCAATCTTAATATCCCTTCTTATTTATACATCATTGAAAAAACTTATTGA